The following are encoded together in the Bactrocera neohumeralis isolate Rockhampton chromosome 6, APGP_CSIRO_Bneo_wtdbg2-racon-allhic-juicebox.fasta_v2, whole genome shotgun sequence genome:
- the LOC126761400 gene encoding uncharacterized protein LOC126761400 has protein sequence MDLEDPASPIIPFTPITIRDCSFDFDGVADPDDNTTLTPLLRRLNTVQNILTPKSLLRAAAKSPARTPTVINGRLAPPQLQQHYSKSPQRRGSPLVGFRRLRSPHTSNGLGAFSTRLEVPTQHNLAAANGGCCAKNNSTVKNLAARRHCRPLGLKELQRRYAKPFEVYAVPKPLSPRVGYLLRRVGMIKYRSIFQMEEVDYVVFCTLSEGDLQQLGISNADDRGEIYKAVLLADVLIRDWL, from the exons ATGGATCTTGAag ACCCCGCCTCACCAATTATTCCCTTCACACCGATCACTATAAGGGATTGTAGTTTTGATTTTGATGGTGTTGCTGATCCTGACGATAACACCACGCTTACACCATTGCTTCGTCGCTTAAATACCgtacaaaatatattaacgCCAAAATCACTACTACGAGCTGCAGCAAAATCACCAGCCAGAACACCAACAGTTATTAATGGTCGACTTGCGCCACCACAATTGCAACAACACTATAGCAAATCGCCACAACGCCGTGGTTCACCATTGGTTGGCTTTCGCCGTTTGCGTTCACCGCATACATCCAACGGCCTTGGTGCTTTCTCGACACGTCTCGAGGTGCCAACGCAGCACAATCTTGCTGCAGCGAATGGTGGTTGTTGCGCTAAAAATAATTCGACAGTTAAAAATTTAGCTGCTCGACGTCATTGCCGGCCATTAGGTTTGAAGGAGTTGCAACGGCGCTATGCAAAACCGTTTGAAGTGTATGCTGTGCCGAAACCACTAAGTCCACGGGTGGGTTACTTATTGCGGCGTGTAGGTATGATTAAATacagatcgatatttcaaatgGAAGAAGTGGATTATGTAGTATTTTGTACGTTGAGCGAAGGTGATTTGCAGCAGCTTGGCATTTCGAATGCCGATGACCGGGGCGAGATATATAAGGCAGTGCTGCTGGCGGATGTGCTTATTAGAGATTGGTTGTGA